The genomic stretch TAAGGTTGATTTTAAACACATAGGCAAAATCCCCAGGCTTACTGTCCGGAAGGTCAATTTTCAAGTGTTTACTATCTTGCTCCCACGTTAACTTTCCATCATGTCCCAATAGGGTCACTTCAGCAATATCACTTTCCAGCAGGTCACTTCCAGCACTAAAAGCTTCAATCTCCGCTTTTCCATCTCCAGGCCAGTCCATAGCTATGGCATAGATATTTCCGTCCTTTTGCGTAAATCGAAAATCCTTACCTGTGAGATCCTTGTTTTTTCCTTCTGTGTGATGTCCAGTTGCAACCTCTGTGGGGCCCTCTCCAAATATTTTCCAATGTGTGGTTCCATAAATGGCTTCCCCATTTTGATCAAGCCATTTCCCTATAGACAACAGGACCTCTTTTTGATCTTCTGGGATAGTTCCGTCAGCTTTTGGCCCTATATTCAATAAGAGGCAACCATTCTTACTGACAATGTCGATTAGATCATCCACAAGCGTATTGGGAGATTTAGAGATCCAATTAGATACATAACCCCAGGAGTTTGCACCTATAGAAGTATCCGTCTGCCACGGATATTCATGAATATCAGACATTTTACCACGTTCTAAGTCTAGTACATTTGTTCCGGGAGGATAAGATTCAAAATCATCAAAATTTTTATTTTGAAGGACTACTTCCTTATCCCAATCCAATCCTTTGTTATAATAGTAGGCGGCAAGCTTTGGATGGTAAGGTCTATATTCTTCCCGATCCAGAACAAAGTCAAACCAGAGCACATCAGGCTGGTAATTATCGATGATTTCCTTGGTTCGCTTCCACCATAGTTCGAGAAACTGCTCGTCCGCTGGCACATACGGAGAATGGGACCTTCCATATAAATCACTAAAGGTTTGGTCTGTGGCATCGCCCGTTTTGTTGAAGTAGTCCCAATTGAATGCAAAATGGGACGAGGCACCTACCTTGAGCCCTTGCTCTCGGCCTTCTTTGACCAGCTCACCCAAAATATCCTGCTTTGGCCCCATTTCTACGGCGTCCCATTTCGTGTGACTGGACTGGTACATCGCAAACCCATCATGGTGCTCCGCTACTGGAACGATGTATTTTGCCCCTGCCTTTTTGAACAAGTCGATCCACTCCTTGGCATCGAAATTCTCTGCGGTAAACATAGGGATGAAGTCCTTGTACCCAAATTCATCAAGCTCTCCCCAGTTTTCGACATGATGGTCATAAATTTCCGAAGGCTTCTCACTGACGATTTCCCCCTTTGGATTCCAAACCACTGAATCCATGTACATCAATCGAGGATACCATTCTGACCCATAGGCAGGAACAGCATACGGTCCCCAATGGATAAAAATCCCCAACTTGGCATCTTTAAACCATTCTGGAACTTCGTATTTCCTTAGAGAATCCCAATTTTCTTCGAATCTAGGTTTTTCTATAGCTTTACTTTCTTCGCCTTTACTAGTACATCCAGCACCTCCCATGGACATCGCCACAACAAAGGTAGATAGGATCAAGCTTGTTCGTTTTTTCATTAGTTGTTTAATTATACACTGCTTATACTAAACCGTATAGGCAGGGCTAAGTAGGTTATTCTCAGCCCACGTCTATAGTGTTTATCATTTATTATGGCCTTACTTCTTTCTCCATTACCCAAAAATCATCAAAATAGAAGGTTCCATTCTGCGGTACCTGAATCATAAATCTCCTGTTAGAATCGCCGGCAATAGCCTCATATTCAAGTGAAACTTCGACCCATTCTCCACGCGGTTTATTAGCAATAGATTCCCAAAATTGTGTCCAATTAGGTAACAACCATAAACTTAAACTTGGGGAAGTAGTGCCTTGTTCTATAAAGACCTTATAGCTGAATACATAAGTTATTCCTTCTACTAAATTGAAAGGAGCGTTGATACTTTCGATTTTCCCAGCAGCCTGATCTGCTGTTTTAGTCAACTTAAGGCTGTAATTTCCAGAGGCACTTTTTTCTGTAGTGAATTCCACAGTAGCGCCGTTATCCGCCATGGGTGCCCAGCCAGCTCCACCATCTTCAAAACCATAAGCCGTGTTATCCAATAAATTGGCTGCATGCATGACCACAGGGATCTCAGCAAAAGCCTGAGGGGATCTTTCGTCCACAGAGGTTAGTTTACCTCCCGCAAAACTCACTGTAACCTCATCCGAACGATAAATAGCCTGAGCCAATTTGATGTCCAATTTCGTGGGATTATTGGCATAAGGCTGAACTGAAGCGATTGAAAAATCTTCGCCATTTACTTTAACAGTGAACAGCTCAGTTCCTCCTGAGAAAGGTTTAAACTCCCCATTAAAAGATAATCTTAATGTTTGATCCTCCAGCTCTACAATATCTTCTGTCAACTCAAAAGGCTTACTAGAAGGGATAACCTTGATGGGATTCGGAATAGTATCCCTACCAGTGCCTGGCGGGATAGTTTCTCCAGTTCTAGAAGCAGTCAGCACCGCCCTATATACACCCAACTTGTTGAAAGGGAT from Algoriphagus sp. NG3 encodes the following:
- a CDS encoding alpha-L-fucosidase, with protein sequence MKKRTSLILSTFVVAMSMGGAGCTSKGEESKAIEKPRFEENWDSLRKYEVPEWFKDAKLGIFIHWGPYAVPAYGSEWYPRLMYMDSVVWNPKGEIVSEKPSEIYDHHVENWGELDEFGYKDFIPMFTAENFDAKEWIDLFKKAGAKYIVPVAEHHDGFAMYQSSHTKWDAVEMGPKQDILGELVKEGREQGLKVGASSHFAFNWDYFNKTGDATDQTFSDLYGRSHSPYVPADEQFLELWWKRTKEIIDNYQPDVLWFDFVLDREEYRPYHPKLAAYYYNKGLDWDKEVVLQNKNFDDFESYPPGTNVLDLERGKMSDIHEYPWQTDTSIGANSWGYVSNWISKSPNTLVDDLIDIVSKNGCLLLNIGPKADGTIPEDQKEVLLSIGKWLDQNGEAIYGTTHWKIFGEGPTEVATGHHTEGKNKDLTGKDFRFTQKDGNIYAIAMDWPGDGKAEIEAFSAGSDLLESDIAEVTLLGHDGKLTWEQDSKHLKIDLPDSKPGDFAYVFKINLK
- a CDS encoding carbohydrate binding domain-containing protein, with product MKRRYIVLVMVLITGFYSCVEDEYMAPTEFSDVGWYTSFLRDAAYVTSVGQFETLSDLSQGAVEHTWSIESGNFFLEGPISKNDTILTEFIINEGDTMSIDKTIHVLFQRPGIQRVRLINKFRDSVAFRGIDTVSTKWDGEFWVMDTTFLVDVYDKIKAVAEISYQDETVARGEDTLYVEAGTAVELIDRSTQGRPNARNWQVSDVETDEVMANNADSVALIPFNKLGVYRAVLTASRTGETIPPGTGRDTIPNPIKVIPSSKPFELTEDIVELEDQTLRLSFNGEFKPFSGGTELFTVKVNGEDFSIASVQPYANNPTKLDIKLAQAIYRSDEVTVSFAGGKLTSVDERSPQAFAEIPVVMHAANLLDNTAYGFEDGGAGWAPMADNGATVEFTTEKSASGNYSLKLTKTADQAAGKIESINAPFNLVEGITYVFSYKVFIEQGTTSPSLSLWLLPNWTQFWESIANKPRGEWVEVSLEYEAIAGDSNRRFMIQVPQNGTFYFDDFWVMEKEVRP